A single Dermacentor albipictus isolate Rhodes 1998 colony chromosome 3, USDA_Dalb.pri_finalv2, whole genome shotgun sequence DNA region contains:
- the LOC135915864 gene encoding uncharacterized protein KIAA0930, with translation MADDARDGKSSANALSSVFAEISQLRSREATDITPSGFVVVTSASFWMDIFIRHFLCAEGVDQHDDLVFFVKKTASKAARRYVPRLETTVQVFRRNSKKLPIADLDLHWEETVYLNLIVQQLEYTLTAAACLRTGNQHLQVLRRRSQRVYASPTRHSMEDKGDTEEVAYPDIFFAVDNYEEAFQGLNLRPGELLCVELCARCRDGPQAALLFLGCVAHEPLARTLARADASSSATPRGRCHFVGLRGPQGRGQAQVALRRAAAVPSQEWPCGPWRRSSEPGLAPPPNPGPLHRCRSERQGIDQCGTGEELEADDLRDALCGEDCAPVGSNRNEGLLDTMLTYVALPWHHIVADLLDIRREPLLTF, from the exons GCTTCGTTGTCGTGACAAGTGCCAGTTTCTGGATGGACATCTTTATCCGGCACTTCTTGTGTGCTGAGGGCGTGGACCAGCACGATGACCTTGTGTTCTTTGTGAAGAAGACAGCATCCAAGGCAGCTCGACGCTATGTTCCACGCCTGGAG ACGACCGTGCAGGTGTTTCGTCGCAACTCCAAGAAACTGCCCATAGCTGACCTGGACCTGCACTGGGAGGAGACAGTCTACCTGAACCTGATCGTACAGCAACTGGAGTACACGCTCACGGCAGCCGCGTGCCTTCGCACGGGGAACCAGCATTTACAGGTCCTGCGACGACGCTCTCAG CGTGTGTACGCCTCTCCTACACGGCATAGCATGGAGGACAAAGGGGACACGGAGGAAGTGGCCTACCCGGACATCTTCTTTGCAGTTGACAATTACGAGGAG GCTTTCCAAGGGCTGAACCTGAGGCCGGGCGAGCTGCTGTGCGTGGAGCTGTGCGCTCGGTGTCGCGATGGCCCCCAGGCAGCGCTGCTGTTCCTGGGGTGTGTGGCACACGAGCCCCTTGCTCGGACCCTGGCCCGCGCCGATGCTTCCTCATCTGCCACGCCACGGGGCCGGTGCCACTTTGTGGGCCTGAGGGGACCCCAGGGGAGGGGTCAGGCACAGGTGGCGCTGAGGAGGGCGGCGGCTGTGCCATCACAG GAGTGGCCTTGCGGTCCATGGCGCCGAAGCTCAGAGCCCGGCTTGGCGCCACCGCCGAACCCGGGACCCCTGCACCGGTGTCGATCCGAACGGCAGGGCATCGACCAGTGCGGAACCGGGGAAGAACTTGAAGCTGACGACCTCCGAGACG CTCTTTGTGGAGAAGACTGTGCACCCGTGGGCAGCAACAGAAACGAGGGCCTTTTGGACACCATGCTGACGTACGTGGCGCTACCGTGGCATCACATTGTGGCCG ACCTGTTGGACATCCGACGTGAGCCCCTGCTTACCTTCTAG
- the LOC139056962 gene encoding uncharacterized protein yields the protein MGQSTVHALDGGIGCNGARGYIGIGVEISGPCINVLYAFRVLVSGSMLAKCIPVNPSELTGFGSNCSYPRDKYGNDGMVTTEIMLCVAPLSVGDILGKCQVGGRVAGSGATEACGERGVCNESEAEILGVFPKVLSRRRRVAISPYRVGEIEVSTNNEGVGASYVKGLLEEGEKTASNFGKGMAVHVKEKNTFLTSPGGDKFNEKVFDVSVVEIVFDGGDSLVDESAEAARSMYRDERLVTWEGDRIDMGFLNHDDVRLPGEGTKVLTDDWLFAEIASAVPLPDKCISVSVGHDGDWGMPSGAVRGVWRVG from the coding sequence atgggccaatctactgtccatgcgctcgacgggggcATCGGTTGTAACGGTGCGCGTGGCTAcattggtatcggagtggagatttcgggtccatgcatcaatgtcctctatgcgttccgcgtgctggtcagcggatcgatgcttgcgaaatgcatcccagtcaacccaagtgaactcacggggtttggcagtaactgcagctatccgagggataagtatggcaatgatggaatggtcactactgagatcatgttgtgtgttgctccattgagCGTTGGTGACAttcttggtaaatgtcaggtcgggggtcgtgtcgcgggaagtggagctaccgaggcgtgtggggaacgtggggtctgtaatgaaagtgaggccgagatcttgggagtctttccaaaggttttgagccgccgtcgtcgagtagccatatccccataccgtgtgggggagattgaagtctccaccaataacgagggggttggtgccagctacgttaagggccttctggaagagggtgagaaaacggcCTCGAACTTTGGCAAagggatggctgtacacgttaaggagaaaaatactttccttacatctcctggtggggataagttcaacgagaaggtgttcgatgtttcggtcgtggagattgtgttcgatggcggtgattctcttgtggacgaaagtgcagaggcggcgagaagcatgtatcgggatgaaaggttggtaacctgggagggtgaccgaatcgatatgggtttcctgaatcatgatgacgtccggttgccgggtgagggtacgaaggtgttgacggatgactggctgtttgcagagatagcctcggcagttccactgccagataagtgtatctctgttagtgtgggccatgatggggattgggggatgccgtcAGGGGCAGTGCGGGGGGTTTGGAGGGTAGGATGA